One window of the Natrinema sp. HArc-T2 genome contains the following:
- a CDS encoding ABC transporter ATP-binding protein gives MASSDTAVSLSNVRKTYRIGEPVHALDGVSLEVARGSYTAIMGPSGSGKSTLMNLVGCLDTPTEGTVVVGGKEVGTLGDRERTQLRGTEVGFVFQTFNLMPRLNAVENVALPQLFQDVERAERRERARELLERVGLGDRADHLPNELSGGQRQRVALARALVNDPAIVLADEPSGNLDTDTEADILDLFDEFHEGGTTMLVVTHERHVAERADRIVHLLDGKIERIEELEERDESRTGSPAGQEPGGSNE, from the coding sequence ATGGCGAGTTCGGACACGGCCGTCTCTCTTTCGAATGTCCGCAAAACATATCGTATCGGCGAGCCGGTCCACGCACTCGACGGCGTCTCCCTCGAGGTAGCCCGTGGCTCCTACACCGCGATCATGGGGCCGAGTGGGTCGGGCAAGTCGACGCTGATGAACCTGGTGGGCTGTCTGGACACGCCGACCGAGGGAACGGTGGTCGTCGGTGGGAAAGAAGTCGGAACGCTTGGCGACCGCGAACGGACGCAACTCCGGGGAACGGAGGTCGGCTTCGTGTTTCAGACGTTCAACCTCATGCCGCGGTTGAACGCCGTCGAAAACGTCGCGCTGCCGCAGCTGTTTCAGGATGTCGAACGGGCAGAACGCCGCGAGCGGGCACGCGAGTTGCTCGAGCGCGTCGGACTCGGGGATCGAGCGGATCATCTGCCGAACGAACTGTCGGGCGGCCAGCGCCAGCGGGTCGCGCTCGCCCGCGCGCTAGTCAACGACCCAGCAATCGTGCTGGCCGACGAGCCCTCGGGGAACCTCGATACGGACACCGAAGCCGACATTCTGGATCTTTTTGATGAGTTCCACGAGGGCGGGACGACGATGCTCGTCGTCACCCACGAGCGCCACGTCGCCGAGCGGGCCGACCGGATCGTCCACCTCCTCGATGGAAAGATCGAGCGAATCGAGGAACTCGAGGAGCGCGACGAGTCGCGGACGGGGTCGCCGGCAGGCCAGGAACCCGGAGGGAGCAACGAATGA
- the rpiA gene encoding ribose-5-phosphate isomerase RpiA, whose translation MKTDGGSDEAKRRAGERAAEAVADGDVVGLGTGSTTAHAIRALGRAVDDGLEIRGIATSFQSRRLALEVGIPLTDLDAVGGVDIAIDGADQVVDDPDAPAHGALIKGGGAAHAREKLVDSAADRFIVVADPSKLTERLERSVPVEVLPDAHTVAADRIQELGGEPTLRDAERKDGPVVTDNGNLVLDCAFGRIDDPDALATRLSAIPGVVEHGLFVGLADVTYVGREDGVERQEY comes from the coding sequence ATGAAGACGGACGGTGGCTCAGACGAAGCGAAACGACGCGCCGGCGAACGCGCGGCCGAGGCAGTCGCGGACGGCGACGTCGTCGGCCTCGGCACCGGCTCGACGACCGCCCACGCGATCCGGGCGCTTGGCCGGGCCGTCGACGACGGCCTCGAGATTCGCGGAATCGCGACCTCGTTTCAGTCCCGTCGACTGGCCCTCGAGGTCGGCATCCCGCTGACCGACCTCGACGCGGTCGGCGGTGTCGACATCGCGATCGACGGCGCGGATCAGGTCGTCGACGATCCCGATGCGCCCGCTCACGGCGCGCTCATCAAAGGCGGCGGCGCGGCCCACGCACGCGAGAAACTCGTCGATTCGGCTGCCGATCGGTTCATCGTCGTCGCTGACCCCTCGAAGCTGACCGAGCGCCTCGAGCGGTCGGTGCCGGTCGAAGTCCTTCCCGATGCTCACACCGTCGCGGCAGACCGAATTCAGGAATTGGGCGGCGAGCCGACGCTCCGGGACGCCGAGCGCAAGGACGGCCCGGTCGTGACCGACAACGGCAATCTGGTGCTGGATTGTGCGTTCGGTCGGATCGACGATCCCGACGCGCTCGCGACGCGACTGTCGGCGATCCCCGGCGTCGTCGAACACGGCCTGTTCGTCGGGCTGGCCGACGTGACCTACGTCGGCCGCGAGGACGGCGTCGAGCGCCAGGAGTACTGA
- the fni gene encoding type 2 isopentenyl-diphosphate Delta-isomerase, giving the protein MPETSDRKDDHIRIIEEEDIETDGAGFADIDLVHEALPDVHRDEIDTTTSLFGHDLAAPIVIESMTGGHPNTTKINRALAEAAQETNIAMGVGSQRAGLELDDEDLLESYTVVREVAPDAFLYGNVGAAQLLEYDVDDVERAVEMIDADAMAVHLNFLQEAVQPEGDVDARGCLDAIEAVAADLSVPVIVKETGNGISRETATRLADAGVDAVDVAGQGGTTWSGIESHRAAAVGADRQEAIGQLFRAWGVPTAVSTLEAASVHDCVIASGGVRSGLDIAKAIALGARAGGLAKPFLAPAGQGTDAVVDLIETLALELRTAMFVTGSASVPELRETDYVLLGRTNEYVTQRQR; this is encoded by the coding sequence ATGCCCGAGACATCCGACAGGAAAGACGATCACATCCGCATCATCGAAGAAGAAGACATCGAGACGGACGGCGCGGGGTTCGCCGATATCGACCTCGTCCACGAGGCACTGCCGGATGTCCACCGCGACGAGATCGACACGACCACCTCGCTGTTCGGCCACGACCTTGCCGCCCCCATCGTCATCGAGAGCATGACCGGCGGCCACCCCAATACGACGAAGATCAACCGGGCGCTGGCCGAAGCCGCCCAGGAGACGAATATCGCCATGGGCGTCGGCAGTCAGCGTGCCGGCCTCGAACTCGACGACGAGGACTTGCTCGAGTCCTACACGGTCGTCCGCGAGGTCGCACCCGACGCCTTCCTCTATGGCAACGTCGGCGCGGCCCAGTTGCTCGAGTACGATGTCGACGACGTCGAGCGCGCCGTCGAGATGATCGACGCCGACGCAATGGCGGTCCACCTGAACTTCTTACAGGAAGCCGTCCAGCCCGAAGGCGATGTCGACGCGCGCGGCTGTCTCGACGCGATCGAGGCCGTCGCCGCCGACCTCTCGGTACCGGTGATCGTCAAGGAGACGGGCAACGGTATCTCACGGGAAACAGCGACCCGGCTCGCCGACGCCGGTGTCGACGCCGTCGACGTCGCCGGGCAAGGCGGCACGACATGGTCGGGAATCGAGTCCCATCGCGCGGCCGCGGTCGGTGCCGACCGGCAAGAAGCGATCGGACAGCTGTTCCGGGCCTGGGGTGTCCCAACTGCAGTGAGTACGCTCGAGGCGGCGTCCGTCCACGACTGCGTGATCGCAAGCGGCGGCGTTCGCTCCGGGCTGGACATCGCGAAGGCGATCGCCCTCGGCGCGCGCGCTGGCGGGCTTGCCAAGCCGTTTCTCGCGCCGGCAGGCCAGGGAACCGATGCGGTCGTCGACCTGATCGAGACGCTCGCCCTCGAGTTGCGGACGGCGATGTTCGTCACCGGGTCAGCGTCGGTCCCGGAGCTACGCGAGACAGACTACGTGCTGCTCGGTCGAACGAACGAGTACGTGACTCAGCGCCAGCGCTGA
- a CDS encoding DUF1931 family protein, translating into MADLIVKAAVKEALDDKNVASDFYDALDEEVSELLDDAARRAEANDRKTVQPRDL; encoded by the coding sequence ATGGCAGATCTTATCGTCAAAGCCGCCGTAAAGGAAGCGCTCGATGACAAAAACGTCGCCTCGGATTTCTACGACGCCCTCGACGAGGAGGTCTCCGAGCTGCTCGACGACGCTGCCCGACGCGCAGAGGCCAACGACCGGAAGACGGTCCAGCCCCGCGACCTGTAA
- the larB gene encoding nickel pincer cofactor biosynthesis protein LarB: protein MRELLDAVADGTVSPAAAEAELRGYATGEAGRFDAARDQRRGVPEAIFAEGKSIPQVVALAETALETTGRALLTRVSDQQFAALEDYVAETAPDATIHRHSGAVRVTTADYEPPSLEATVGIATGGTVDKEVADEAEAVCLDAGATVDRVDDVGVAALSRTLDQLDRFREADVMIVAAGREGALPTVIAGLVDTPVIGVPVSSGYGYGGDGEAALAGMLQSCTVLSVVNVDAGFVAGAQATLVARAIAAARE, encoded by the coding sequence ATGCGCGAACTCCTCGACGCCGTCGCCGACGGCACCGTCTCGCCAGCGGCGGCCGAAGCCGAACTCAGAGGGTATGCCACCGGCGAGGCAGGCCGGTTCGACGCGGCCCGCGACCAGCGCCGTGGCGTTCCGGAGGCGATCTTCGCGGAGGGAAAATCGATCCCACAGGTCGTCGCACTGGCCGAAACCGCCCTCGAGACGACGGGCCGGGCGCTGCTCACCCGCGTCTCCGACCAGCAGTTCGCGGCTCTCGAGGACTACGTCGCGGAGACGGCTCCGGACGCGACGATCCACCGTCACAGCGGTGCGGTTCGGGTGACGACCGCCGACTACGAGCCACCGTCGCTCGAGGCGACTGTCGGTATCGCCACCGGCGGAACGGTCGATAAGGAGGTCGCCGACGAAGCCGAAGCGGTCTGCCTGGACGCCGGTGCGACGGTCGACCGGGTCGACGACGTCGGCGTCGCGGCGCTCTCTCGAACGCTCGACCAGCTCGATCGCTTTCGTGAGGCCGACGTGATGATCGTCGCTGCCGGCCGGGAAGGGGCACTGCCAACCGTGATCGCTGGCCTCGTCGATACGCCGGTCATCGGCGTCCCCGTCTCGAGCGGCTACGGCTACGGCGGCGACGGCGAGGCAGCACTTGCCGGGATGCTCCAGTCCTGTACCGTTCTCTCGGTCGTCAACGTCGATGCAGGGTTTGTCGCCGGCGCACAGGCGACGCTGGTCGCACGAGCGATCGCCGCTGCTCGCGAATAG
- a CDS encoding GIY-YIG nuclease family protein: protein MAEADHVVYVLECADGSLYTGYTTDLERRVAEHDAGDGAKYTRGRTPVELRYHERFDSKSAAMSREYEIKQLSRAAKERLVGLE from the coding sequence ATGGCCGAGGCTGATCACGTCGTCTACGTCCTCGAGTGTGCCGATGGCTCCCTTTATACCGGCTATACGACCGATCTCGAGCGACGCGTCGCCGAACACGACGCCGGCGATGGCGCAAAGTACACCCGTGGACGAACGCCGGTCGAACTCCGCTATCACGAACGGTTCGACTCGAAGTCGGCCGCCATGTCCCGCGAGTACGAGATCAAGCAACTGTCTCGAGCGGCAAAAGAGCGACTCGTCGGACTCGAGTGA